In Ensifer adhaerens, a single window of DNA contains:
- a CDS encoding winged helix-turn-helix transcriptional regulator — protein MMCKEYPDESTARDGGILLEQERRLATQDPASCPLGLAINTIGGRWKLHILRLLVIAGPQRYNSLLASVSGISAKELTRNLRELETAGLLEPTKLGSSTIYALTKLGLEIEAPFRALGIFGASLADVRKKRVHDRSR, from the coding sequence ATGATGTGCAAAGAATATCCGGACGAAAGCACTGCACGCGACGGGGGAATTTTGTTAGAACAAGAAAGACGATTGGCAACCCAAGACCCAGCGTCGTGCCCGCTGGGTCTCGCCATCAACACTATTGGCGGCAGATGGAAGCTGCATATCCTTCGGCTACTCGTGATCGCCGGACCCCAACGCTACAATTCCCTGCTCGCGAGCGTAAGCGGCATCAGTGCGAAAGAACTGACGAGGAACTTGCGGGAACTCGAAACAGCAGGCCTGCTTGAGCCCACGAAGTTAGGATCCAGCACGATCTACGCTCTGACAAAACTCGGCCTCGAGATTGAAGCGCCCTTTCGTGCACTGGGTATTTTCGGTGCTTCATTGGCAGACGTCCGCAAGAAACGAGTGCACGATCGGTCGCGTTGA
- a CDS encoding DUF2971 domain-containing protein, which produces MTLSGRRYADKQTGVVLRFRNIDKHSMWSEARPVEYADASSTIFTQDEIVENVLGIKHIDGSSQFHKLAFTKRTDWENEKEWRIASKGRDTTKEVEDLPFGLPELDGVIFGRSTTDGDKREIREFARRYPKVEFMQATVSRARFDTVLEEC; this is translated from the coding sequence TTGACACTCTCAGGGCGTAGGTATGCCGACAAGCAAACGGGCGTGGTCTTGCGATTTAGGAACATTGACAAGCATTCAATGTGGTCAGAAGCACGCCCGGTTGAATACGCAGACGCTTCTTCTACGATCTTTACACAAGATGAGATCGTAGAAAACGTATTGGGAATCAAACACATTGATGGAAGCAGTCAGTTCCACAAATTGGCGTTTACCAAACGAACTGATTGGGAGAACGAAAAAGAATGGCGGATCGCCTCAAAGGGTAGAGATACGACTAAAGAAGTCGAGGATCTGCCATTTGGCCTCCCTGAACTTGACGGTGTAATATTTGGTAGGTCAACCACAGACGGAGACAAACGAGAAATTAGAGAATTTGCCAGACGCTATCCGAAGGTCGAATTCATGCAGGCGACGGTCAGTAGAGCCAGATTCGATACGGTTCTGGAAGAATGCTGA
- a CDS encoding helix-turn-helix domain-containing protein: MEFMDSISEITRLLRAARSLLGLSQEEFAGLAGVSRQIIARMERGEDDIVAESIQRVRSALEEQRIVFIPSEKGRGPGVAERRPAKMT, translated from the coding sequence ATGGAATTCATGGATTCGATATCAGAGATCACCCGCCTGCTGCGTGCCGCACGGTCACTACTTGGTCTGAGCCAGGAGGAATTCGCGGGACTTGCGGGCGTCAGTCGGCAGATCATCGCGAGAATGGAGCGCGGGGAAGACGACATAGTCGCCGAAAGTATTCAGCGGGTCCGCTCGGCTCTGGAGGAGCAGCGCATCGTGTTCATTCCATCGGAGAAAGGGCGCGGGCCGGGAGTCGCGGAGCGCAGACCGGCAAAAATGACGTGA
- a CDS encoding type II toxin-antitoxin system Phd/YefM family antitoxin — MTSTVTAAAVSKNFGAYQDAAVREPLIITKNGRPRTVLIAYEDYLRLMRRERQVELTSALDADELAAVEKSTMDPGLDHLNAELTKDKNAAD, encoded by the coding sequence ATGACATCCACCGTCACTGCCGCTGCGGTCTCCAAGAATTTTGGAGCCTACCAGGACGCAGCCGTGCGCGAGCCGTTGATTATCACCAAGAACGGCCGACCGCGCACGGTTCTGATCGCCTATGAGGACTATCTTCGCTTGATGCGGCGCGAGCGCCAAGTCGAGCTGACGAGCGCGTTGGATGCAGACGAACTCGCTGCAGTCGAAAAATCCACGATGGATCCTGGACTTGACCATCTCAATGCGGAATTGACGAAGGACAAGAATGCTGCCGACTGA
- a CDS encoding SDR family NAD(P)-dependent oxidoreductase → MTNRLANKIAVVTGATSGIGLSTAKLFAAEGARVYITGRRKESLDKAVAEIGEAAVGVQADSESNEDLDKLFAQVESEQGRLDVLVVNAGGGNMLPLGQITEEQIDDTFGRNVKAVIFTVQKALPLLGHGSSVVLTGSTAGTEGTAAFSVYSASKAAVRNLARSWALDLKGTGIRVNVVSPGATRTPGLVELAGDDKEQQQGLLDYLASRIPLGRVGESDEIAKATLFLASDDSSFVNGSELFADGGQAQV, encoded by the coding sequence ATGACCAACAGACTTGCAAACAAGATCGCCGTGGTGACTGGAGCAACCAGCGGAATCGGACTTTCGACCGCCAAGCTCTTTGCGGCCGAAGGCGCCCGCGTCTACATTACGGGCCGCCGCAAAGAATCCTTGGACAAGGCAGTAGCAGAGATCGGCGAGGCTGCAGTCGGCGTGCAGGCCGACTCAGAGAGCAACGAGGACCTCGACAAGCTTTTCGCCCAGGTGGAGTCGGAACAAGGACGCCTTGACGTCCTTGTCGTAAACGCTGGTGGAGGGAACATGCTCCCGCTTGGTCAGATCACCGAAGAGCAGATCGACGATACCTTCGGTCGCAACGTGAAGGCCGTCATCTTCACCGTGCAAAAAGCGCTTCCGCTCTTGGGTCATGGCTCGTCGGTTGTGCTGACCGGTTCGACCGCCGGTACCGAGGGCACCGCGGCCTTCTCCGTCTATTCCGCTTCCAAGGCGGCAGTCCGCAACCTGGCTCGCTCCTGGGCGCTTGACCTCAAGGGAACCGGAATTCGCGTCAACGTCGTTTCACCGGGCGCCACACGCACCCCCGGCCTCGTTGAACTGGCTGGCGACGACAAGGAACAGCAGCAGGGTCTCCTCGACTATCTCGCCTCGCGCATCCCTCTCGGCCGCGTCGGCGAGTCCGATGAAATCGCCAAGGCCACCCTGTTCCTTGCCTCGGACGACTCGAGCTTCGTCAACGGCTCCGAACTCTTCGCCGACGGTGGCCAGGCCCAAGTCTGA
- a CDS encoding LysR family transcriptional regulator codes for MDQILAIRTFVRVAEAGSFAKAADALNLPRSSVSKLVQDLETHLGTKLVERTTRSVTVTTEGAAYHERALRLLADLDDMDGTVAGSRSTPKGRLRVDVGSVLANHILIPSLADFQRQYPDIDLLLGVSDRSVDLIGEGIDCVIRGGALADSSLKARKLCELDYVLCAAPTYLEGRELPTHPDEIQAHRVVSYFSASSGKRFPLRFLRGDERTEYVPTSNGISVNESTAHLNSLLAGLGIGQSFGFLAKPHIERGGLVELLPAWKPENHSLHLVYPADRFPNPRLRAFAGWVARVFEDVDARCSSATETIHADG; via the coding sequence TTGGATCAGATACTCGCCATACGAACCTTCGTCCGCGTTGCCGAAGCGGGATCCTTCGCAAAAGCAGCAGACGCGCTGAACCTGCCCCGGTCCTCCGTCAGCAAGCTCGTGCAGGATCTCGAAACGCATCTCGGAACGAAGCTCGTTGAACGAACGACCCGGTCTGTGACTGTGACCACGGAAGGCGCCGCTTATCATGAGCGCGCACTTCGTCTGCTCGCCGATCTGGATGACATGGACGGCACTGTCGCCGGATCGCGCAGCACCCCGAAGGGGAGACTCCGTGTGGACGTCGGCTCGGTCCTGGCAAACCACATCCTCATACCCTCTCTCGCCGATTTCCAGCGCCAATACCCCGACATCGATCTCTTGCTCGGCGTCAGTGATCGCTCCGTCGATCTGATCGGCGAAGGGATAGATTGTGTAATCCGCGGCGGCGCTCTTGCAGACTCAAGCCTAAAGGCCCGAAAACTATGCGAGCTCGATTATGTTCTCTGCGCGGCCCCCACCTACCTGGAAGGTCGAGAGCTACCGACGCATCCAGATGAGATCCAGGCGCATCGAGTCGTAAGCTATTTCTCGGCATCGTCAGGAAAGCGTTTTCCGTTGCGGTTCCTGCGCGGAGATGAGCGAACTGAATATGTTCCGACATCCAACGGTATCTCGGTCAACGAAAGTACTGCTCACTTGAATTCGCTCTTGGCCGGGCTGGGTATCGGTCAGAGCTTCGGCTTCCTGGCAAAGCCGCACATCGAGCGTGGCGGACTTGTCGAACTCCTCCCCGCATGGAAGCCGGAAAACCATTCACTGCACCTTGTTTACCCAGCGGACAGGTTCCCGAATCCGCGGCTGCGGGCCTTCGCCGGTTGGGTGGCAAGAGTTTTTGAGGACGTCGACGCCAGGTGCAGTTCGGCCACCGAGACCATCCATGCAGATGGATAA